Genomic segment of Magnetospirillum sp. WYHS-4:
CAGGCACTTGTAGGTCCCATCACCCCATCCAAGCCGAGCGGATGACGGGTGGGGCTGGTTTGGTCGCCGGGACTGGGGCGTCGGAGCAGCGGCGGTGGCGTAAACGAAAAGGTCCAGCGCCTCGTTGCGCTCGCCGTCCCACTTGGGCTGCCAGGAGCGGATCGGGCGGCCCTTCTCGAATCGTGGCACCACCCGTTCGGCGGTCAACTGGCGGATATTGATTGCGACAACCGGGCCGTGGCACGGGCCGGCCTGGTGGATGTGTCTCCGCACGTGCTCA
This window contains:
- a CDS encoding phage terminase large subunit family protein; its protein translation is MPRFEKGRPIRSWQPKWDGERNEALDLFVYATAAAPTPQSRRPNQPHPSSARLGWGDGTYKCLPTSIRWCRTRTTTRPASVKR